One Stratiformator vulcanicus genomic window, GGTTCGGCGAGTTCACGCTCGAGTTCGGTAAATTCAAAGTTCGGATCACCGCTCCCGACAATCACACCGTCACCGCGACCGGTTCCTTAACGAACGCCAAGGATGTCTTAACGAAGAAGCAACGCCGCCGATTGAAAGAAGCCGGAGGCGCCGACGCGCCGGTTTTCATTATCAATGACAAAGAAGCGGCGAAGAATCGGAAGTCGAAAGCGAAAAGCACGAAGACGTGGGAGTTTGAAGCGGAGAACGTTCGCGACTTCGCTTGGGCCTCATCGCGCGGATTTGTCTGGGATGCGATGGCCGCCAAATTGAGTGAATCGGACGAGACCGTACTCGCCCAGTCGTTTTATCCGAAAGAAGGGATGCCGCTCTGGGACAAATACGCGACGGAGTCGGTCGCTCATGCGGTCGAAGTCTACTCGCGATATGTCTTCGACTATCCCTACCCGACGGCGATTGCCGTCATGGGAGTCGTCGGTGGCGGAATGGAATACCCGATGATCAGCTTCAACGGACCGCGACCGGAGAAAGATGGCACTTACAGCAAGGCGACACGCGACAAGTTAATTTTCGTCATCATCCACGAAACGGGGCACAACTGGTTCCCGATGATCGTTAATAGCGATGAAAGACAGTGGATGTGGATGGACGAAGGCTTAAACTCCTTTGTGCAATATATCGCCGAACAGGAGTGGGACGCGAACTTCGAAGGCGACAACGGCGAGGCCGCCGGGGCCGTCTGGTATATGAAGTCGAAAGACCAGCAACCCATCATGACGCAGGCCGACTCCGTGACCGTGCTGGGCGGTAACGCCTATCAGAAGCCCGCTTCGGCATTGGGAGCACTGCGAGAGACGATTCTGGGCCGCGAACTCTTTCATGACGCGTTTCGAGAGTATGCCCGCCGATGGAAGTTCAAACGCCCGACGCCAAGCGACTTCTTTCGCTCGATCGAAGACACCTCCGGGACCGATCTCGACTGGTTCTTCCGCGGCTGGTTCTTCACGACCCAGCATGTCGACTTCGCGATCAGCAACCTCCGGCTGTACCGCATCGACGCCAAGGACCCAGCGGACCTGAAGAAGCGGGCCGAGCAGAAAAAGACTGACGCACCCAAGCCGATCGCCCGCGTCCGTAACGAATCACTGACTCGACGCACCGAGGGCAAGCCGGAACTGGAGGACTTCTATAGCACCTTCGACCCGCACGCGGTGACTGAGAAAAAGCTGAAGAGCTACAAAGAATTCATCGAGAAACTGTCACCCGAAGAATTCGAGTTGCTGAAATCGAATCGACTGTTCTATGTGCTCGATATTAAGAATGAAGGCGGCCTAGTGATGCCGATCATTCTTAAAGTGACCTACGAGGATGGCTCCACCGAAGAACTCCGCTACCCCGCGGAGATCTGGCGCAAGTCGCCAACGAATATCTCACCGATGATCCTCGCCGACCAAAAAATCACCCGCATCGAACTCGACCCCCGCAACGAAACGGCCGACACGGACCGGGACAACAATTACATCCCGCGGCAGGTGCCAGAAGACTACTTCAAACTGAACAAGCCGGATGAGGCCATTAAGAATCCGTTGAAGGATTCGCTTGAACTCAAAGAGACGGGAGAAGAGTGAGGGCGAAGGCAAGGGGTCT contains:
- a CDS encoding M1 family aminopeptidase is translated as MRIIVPLVAAAGALLVPSLSSAQDPTLPPNPFRQLDTDGLLSTPTDERLASGAPGPGYWQQQVDYEIDVTLDEEAKTLSGEATITYHNNSPHELDYLWLQLDPNRFSPDADARLSDARGVPKDMSFNDMQRLLAAATFDGGIKQLRVTDAAGEKLSHRVIRQMMRVDPPQPIASGETFSFHVAWKYTINNAEEVAGRTGYELFGEDELPVFCIAQWYPRMCAYTDYGGWQHKQFLRFGEFTLEFGKFKVRITAPDNHTVTATGSLTNAKDVLTKKQRRRLKEAGGADAPVFIINDKEAAKNRKSKAKSTKTWEFEAENVRDFAWASSRGFVWDAMAAKLSESDETVLAQSFYPKEGMPLWDKYATESVAHAVEVYSRYVFDYPYPTAIAVMGVVGGGMEYPMISFNGPRPEKDGTYSKATRDKLIFVIIHETGHNWFPMIVNSDERQWMWMDEGLNSFVQYIAEQEWDANFEGDNGEAAGAVWYMKSKDQQPIMTQADSVTVLGGNAYQKPASALGALRETILGRELFHDAFREYARRWKFKRPTPSDFFRSIEDTSGTDLDWFFRGWFFTTQHVDFAISNLRLYRIDAKDPADLKKRAEQKKTDAPKPIARVRNESLTRRTEGKPELEDFYSTFDPHAVTEKKLKSYKEFIEKLSPEEFELLKSNRLFYVLDIKNEGGLVMPIILKVTYEDGSTEELRYPAEIWRKSPTNISPMILADQKITRIELDPRNETADTDRDNNYIPRQVPEDYFKLNKPDEAIKNPLKDSLELKETGEE